Part of the Equus caballus isolate H_3958 breed thoroughbred chromosome 18, TB-T2T, whole genome shotgun sequence genome is shown below.
gaagaagaagaaaaaagagaagattggcaacagatgttagctcaggtgccaatctttaaaaaaaaaaaaaagaattcagaatctctccttcttcccttcccaagTCTTCAGGAGCCTAACTTTATCTCAAAGGACGGACACTATATCCCTCTAACACTAGAGTAATAAGTGGTACCACTGTCTGCAGGTCATTCAGAGATCCTCTGAGAACAGTGCTCCTGGGCAGTCCTTCTCAAACGTTGCAAAGTTTATAACAGGtgatgttaaaatgcagattctgacccAGTTGCTCTGGGAATGTATAGATTTTATTAGATTTTCCTGTATCTGTCTGGGAAGGAATTTCACAAAAAGTATGGGCAATgttcaaaaactaaaaaaaaaataatagtgagGCATTTTATTCTAGACCTTGTTTCTCAACTTCGGCTATACATTAGAAAGACCTTAAAAATACAATACGAGACCAGCTGtcatctctctcccctgcccccatcaaTTAATCAGAACTTGGGGGCTTCTCCAGAGTGATTCCAGCCTAAAGCCTGTGTGCGGCCACTCTTGTCCCAGTCTACCAGCTCCACTCAAAGTCTGCTCCAAGTCCTGGAGCAGTCCGCAAACTGTTACTGGTCTGTGACGAGAGAAGTACCGAAACTGAGAGTAAGTGCTTTTACAGCAATATGACAAGTTAGGTTTATGTCCAAtgaatctaataaaaataaatggaccagtgtttttaaaaaagaacacttGATTTACAAAGAAACATTTTGACACCCCCTCAAGGAAGGCTTCCGAATAATTCAACATCCCCATCTGGTATGGAGGTCATGGTGGGCCCCTTCTTTAAGCTGTTACCTCTGAAAGCTGAAACATTCAGGTCAGTGACTAATGGCAGGGCCAGATCATTCAGAGACCTAGGTACAACAGGGTTAATGAGCAGGAATGGGGTAGGTGGGGTCACAAACCAGGAACACATGTCATCCAAGTTAGAtagcttttttttcccatttaattgcCCTGAAAACACACACGCTCTCACATAACACGGAAGGTGAGAGCTGAATGAAGTTTTCTGGGTAATGGCTCGAAATGTTTTCCTTATGAGAAGTGGTGTTGAGTTACAGCGTGCAGACTGAGaactgggaggagagaagaagcagccccagcccggcccccaCCTTTTCTTGGGCTTGTAGGAAGGTGGACATGGGCTCACGGAGACAAGACGAGTGACATGTTGAACTGTCTGGTGGCTGCAATCGACTGCTCCCAGAGTGACCTAAGGGCAGTGTTTAGCAGGGTTTAGCCAGGGGCCAGCTGAGCAGGCACAGATGCTGTGCTATGAAATGCCACGCAGGCAGAGACTGACAAGCGGTAGGAGCTGAGCTTTCCCCTTGGACTGCTGTTTCCTGCTGtgttcggggggggggggggggggggggggggcgctttCTGGCaactctgctgctgctgctgctgctgctgctactacttCAGCTCCCTCTCCACTCAAGGTAAGCAGGCTCAAAGGGAGGGCAGGCTGCAAGGAAGCCTTTGTACCATGAACAAGATCCGAAAGTTTTTCCGAGGAAGTGGGCGAGTCCTGGCATTTATATTTGTAGCTTCTGTCATCTGGCTGCTCTTTGACATGGCAGCTCTCCGCCTCTCATTCAGTGAGATCAACACTCGGGTCCTGAAGGAAGACATCGTCAGGAGGGAGCGGGTAGGATTCAGAGTTAAGCCAGACCAAATGAAGATCATTTACAGCAGCATAAAAGAGATGAAGCCCTCACTGAGGGGACACGGGAAGGGTGTATGGGGCAAAGAGAACTTTAGAAAGACTGAGGAGAGTATGCTCAAGGTTAAGGATAATTTGGACCAAgctgagagggaaagaaaaatgcagaacaCCCCAGGGAGGGGCAAAGTTGTGCCTTTGTGGCATCCTGCACGTCTGCAGAGCTTCCCAGTGACTTCTAGCAAGCAGAAGACAGAGGGACGAGACATCAAACCTGAAGCTTCCTCTCACCACATGATGCCAAAGCAAACAACAGCTCAGGAGGCTCAGAAAACCCCATTCATAGCACCAAGAGGAACTCCATTGGCCCAAATATCTGTACACACAGGACCTGTGGGTATACACCAGGAAGCCCTGAAGAGTCATAGTCTCAGCAGTGACACATCAAAACAAGTAGCTGAAAGGAACCTGAAGGTGACCATTAGTCTTAATACTGACAGTTCAAAGCAGCAATCACAGGCAGTAGCAAAGGAGAGGACACACCCTGCCAGCCCACCAGTGCCAAAATCTGGGGAAGCCATAGCCTTAAataaaactgagactcagagtaaAGAACTAAATGCTAATAAACAGAAAGCCAGTAAGGCCCCTTCCTTTTCCAAGCTCAATGCCAATTCAAATCACTTAAAGAAGCAATCTATTAATGAGACACAGTTGGGAGGCTTGCCAAAGGCTGATGGAGCCCAAGTGGCTGGTGGGAAGAAATTCAATTTCTCTGAAAGCCATGTTGTGATTGTAACCAAGGAGGAGGAGCTAAAGACAGACACCAAAGAGATCCCCAATCCTAAAGACAAAACTATATTTTCTCGAGTATTGGGTGAGAGCCAAGGAAAATATATCTCCAGGAATAGAAGGGAGACGTCTTTTTCTTCACTTGCTCTACAGAGAGCAACAGTGTCTCAAACCAATCAAGCCTTAGCTGGGGGGCTAGATCTGGCAAGAACCAACTTAACTGCCAAGGTCCAGCCTGCAGAACTCAACCAAAGTCATATAAAAGTCCTTTTACCTGAAGACAGTGGAATGCACCATGTGTTAAAAATTGATGTGACACTTTCCCCAAGGGACCCCAAAGCTCCAGGTCAGTTTGGACGTCCTGTGGTTGTTCcccatggaaaagaaaaggaggcagaaagaagatggaaagaaggaaatttcAATGTCTACCTCAGTGATTTGATTCCAGTGGACAGAGCCATTGAAGACACAAGACCTGCCGGGTAAGctgcatttctcttctctttcttcaaccTCAAGTATTTTGGCTCTTATttagagaaaatttatttctagataacTCTGTGTGATTTTTGGCCACCTAGAGAATTAAAACAACATTAATTATTAGACACAGTCCAAATAATCTACCATCCACACAGAGAAAAGttctgatatcagtttccccactaTGTTCTCTTTCTGAACTTTCTACACTTATTTCTCTGAGACTTTGGCTCTCATTCTTGTGAGCTcatgtttcatttcctttcctctatGGAAAACCTTTTAAAATGATTAGATGAACTCCATTCCTAATAAGATGTATATGAAAGGTAGAGCTTAAAATGTAATTCCATTAAAACAGTGACAAAGAAGTGAATTCCCAACTTTGAAACTTTTCATTATTAACAAGTTTGTCAGGACTATAtttgggaaaggagggagagaaagagcctTCTAGGCCTCCCTGGAATCACATCTTAACCAGCAGAATTCTGCCTAATCAAGAGTAATGATCACCACACTAGCAAGTGAAGAAGTGAATTTACCCTCTAAAACTTAATAATCTTTGTAGATGGAGATAGTAGACATTTCAGGAGTTCAGTTATACAGGAATAATAATGTTGGGAAAATTCAATCAGCTAATAACTGGAAAACACCTGCGGGATGTACAAGAGTATAATAATAACCACTTAAATTTCTAGAGTTTCACCATTTACAAAGAACCTGCATACACATCACATGAACTTTATGAGTCCCAGAAAGGAGGTTGCAGATGCTATAGGTTCAAATTAACAGATGAGGGTACTCCGAAATTTTGTCACTTTCCCAAGGTAACACAGCTCTAAAGTTGCCCTATGAGCCTTCATGAGCCAGTTCTTCAAAGAACTAAATTCCTATAACTACATCACTGGAAAGTAGATCAAGTCACATATATTTGATCTGATTCAAATACAGCCGAGTTCTCTGCTCTTTTTGGCCCTATCATAAATGACGGTACTTTGCAGCCATATGTTCACTATCCATTAATTGATAGTACAGCTCCATGTACACCTTGATATTCTATTCCTGAGCCAAACAATGTTTGCCTAAAAGTTGGAATTAGAGAATGTCAAAATTCAGACATAGCACATTATGTAAACCACGGCCTTGTTAGGCCTCTGTAGAAAACTCTTCTTTGTGCTCCAGGTAGTCAACGTTACTAGGAGGAAGGCAGATAGAGATGTGCCTGGATTCATATTAGTAAGAGGAGTCTCTCCATTGTGATGTCAACTATGAGAAGGCCACTTTCGGCTCTGTTAGCCATTGGCAGATGGCTATCAGCCGTGTGCTAACAGCCTGCTTAGATCAAGCACTATGCCATTCACGTCCCTCAACGTGGTAAAACTCACAACCTTGAGGAGAACACAAATGTACCCacaataaagatgaagaaactgaggccctggaaAGTTACATTGTCTGTGGTCATAAGACAAATGATTAAAATCTATGTTCAAAATTATGCTGTGCTGTTTATCTCCCATCTCTTGCTGATTATCCTCAAAAAAAAGATCCTAAAACTTATGTTGGGCCAACTCAGATCTGAGATCCTGTGTatcacatatatttatgtataatttatatatatacatatgtatgtatacatatatatgccagCTTTGAACACAGAATGCCAGAGAATGAAGTAGTAGTTAAAGTAGCCTTATTTTAACATCTCTTTAGTGACCCGGCAGACTGCTACAGAGTCTGGGGAAGAATCAGCCACTGCACAGAAGCACAGGCTGCACTTCCAAACCAGAGAAAGAGCAATTGTGTGAGGGCCAAAAGCAAGCAACAATGATATTATCGTCCATGTGATTTATTGAAGGGCTGATGGCTCTCAGCGCTTGTTAGTCTCCGAAATTTGGTCTGTGGAAGTTCAGGGTTGCGGCCCAGGAAAGTCACAGTCAGGCTCTGTCTTCTGAAGGAGACTGTCCCGACCGTAGGAGAAAATGACACGTGTGCTTGAGGATGAGTCAGACAGCATgcggccaggcccctccctcttATCACACAATCCACCTTGGTTAAATATAGACACTCCTGCGAGCTGCCTACCTAATGCCCTACTCCACCAACAGTTTAGCCACCAGGGGTCCTATGGACAGACCCCCTGAACTATTAACAGCCCTTTTGGGCCACTCTGCTTTGAAAGGggatacattatttttcttttct
Proteins encoded:
- the GALNT5 gene encoding polypeptide N-acetylgalactosaminyltransferase 5, producing MNKIRKFFRGSGRVLAFIFVASVIWLLFDMAALRLSFSEINTRVLKEDIVRRERVGFRVKPDQMKIIYSSIKEMKPSLRGHGKGVWGKENFRKTEESMLKVKDNLDQAERERKMQNTPGRGKVVPLWHPARLQSFPVTSSKQKTEGRDIKPEASSHHMMPKQTTAQEAQKTPFIAPRGTPLAQISVHTGPVGIHQEALKSHSLSSDTSKQVAERNLKVTISLNTDSSKQQSQAVAKERTHPASPPVPKSGEAIALNKTETQSKELNANKQKASKAPSFSKLNANSNHLKKQSINETQLGGLPKADGAQVAGGKKFNFSESHVVIVTKEEELKTDTKEIPNPKDKTIFSRVLGESQGKYISRNRRETSFSSLALQRATVSQTNQALAGGLDLARTNLTAKVQPAELNQSHIKVLLPEDSGMHHVLKIDVTLSPRDPKAPGQFGRPVVVPHGKEKEAERRWKEGNFNVYLSDLIPVDRAIEDTRPAGCAEQLVHNNLPTTSVIMCFVDEVWSTLLRSVHSVLNRSPPHLIKEILLVDDFSTKDYLKDNLDKYMSQFPKVRILRLKERHGLIRARLAGAQNATGDVLTFLDSHVECNVGWLEPLLERVYLSRKKVACPVIEVINDKDMSYMTVDNFQRGVFVWPMNFGWRTIPPDIVAKNRIKDTDIIRCPVMAGGLFSIDKNYFFELGTYDPGLDVWGGENMELSFKVWMCGGEIEIIPCSRVGHIFRNDNPYSFPKDRMKTVERNLVRVAEVWLDEYKELFYGHGDHLIDQGLDVGNLTQQRELRKKLKCKSFKWYLDNVFPDLKAPIVRASGVLINVALGKCISIENTTIILEDCDGSSKLQQFNYTWLRLIKHGEWCLAPIPDNRALRLHLCDNRNKGLKWLHKSTSVFHPELVNHIVFGNYHQLLCLEGNLSQKTLKVAACDPVKPNQKWKFEKYYED